One part of the bacterium genome encodes these proteins:
- the msrB gene encoding peptide-methionine (R)-S-oxide reductase MsrB — protein sequence MRAKQTATRPDDEWRHLLSDEQYDVVRRGRTERPFTGRFWDHREDGAYHCVACGQGLFDSADKYDSGHGWPAFTAPLAPDAVTELKAISYGTVRTEVRCRRCEGHLGHVFGDGPGPRGLRYCINSAALAFSARIGADPVHRKAT from the coding sequence GTGCGGGCGAAGCAGACAGCCACCCGCCCCGACGACGAATGGCGCCACCTGCTCTCGGACGAGCAGTACGACGTCGTGCGCCGGGGCCGCACCGAGCGCCCCTTCACCGGCCGTTTCTGGGACCACCGCGAGGACGGCGCCTACCACTGCGTCGCCTGCGGACAGGGCCTCTTCGACAGCGCCGACAAGTACGACTCCGGCCACGGCTGGCCCGCCTTCACGGCGCCCCTCGCCCCCGATGCGGTCACCGAGCTCAAGGCCATCAGCTACGGCACCGTGCGCACCGAGGTCCGCTGCCGCCGCTGCGAGGGCCATCTCGGCCACGTGTTCGGCGATGGACCCGGGCCCCGGGGACTGCGATACTGCATCAACTCGGCGGCTCTGGCCTTCTCGGCGCGGATCGGGGCCGACCCCGTGCATCGGAAGGCGACCTAG